The following proteins are co-located in the Fusobacteria bacterium ZRK30 genome:
- a CDS encoding DMT family transporter produces MNNNVKKGLFFGILVGFAWGLDTVLMGMVGQNPTLQGFKSSALVSAFLHDGFCFFWLAVVMFFRKELAGVFKLLKTKKGKVSLLAAIVGAPVGMSGYVIGIKYAAPAYASSISVIYPGVGAILSYFILKEKLSMRAVIGITISLIGSAALGYSKVDLSLYPDFYKGIAFTCIAVLGWAFEGVIIGYAMKKIKDEDNIKASPQQFLTVRYLTSFAVYALVIMPAVGGYPVVAKIAQSRDILYFAGIAVLGATTYLSWYKAVDYIGAAMGTALNSTAAFWAIIFSWLILGTEITPYLAVCGAVIIVGVFIFAINPNDFKKKKNLEVKTENN; encoded by the coding sequence ATGAATAATAATGTAAAAAAGGGATTGTTTTTTGGAATCTTAGTAGGATTTGCGTGGGGATTGGATACAGTATTGATGGGAATGGTTGGACAGAACCCGACATTACAAGGGTTTAAATCAAGTGCATTGGTATCAGCGTTTTTGCATGATGGGTTTTGTTTTTTTTGGTTAGCAGTTGTTATGTTTTTCAGAAAAGAACTTGCAGGAGTTTTTAAACTGTTAAAAACTAAAAAAGGTAAAGTATCTCTTTTGGCAGCAATAGTTGGTGCTCCTGTAGGGATGAGTGGTTATGTTATAGGAATTAAATATGCTGCACCAGCTTATGCGTCTAGTATCTCAGTTATTTATCCAGGTGTTGGAGCTATTCTGTCTTACTTTATACTAAAAGAAAAACTTTCTATGAGAGCGGTAATAGGAATAACTATCAGTTTAATAGGTTCGGCAGCTCTGGGGTATTCAAAAGTAGATCTTTCACTATACCCGGATTTTTATAAAGGGATAGCATTTACCTGTATAGCTGTTCTTGGATGGGCATTTGAAGGGGTTATTATTGGTTATGCTATGAAAAAAATAAAAGATGAAGATAATATAAAGGCATCACCTCAGCAGTTTCTTACGGTTAGATACCTTACATCTTTTGCGGTATATGCTTTAGTAATTATGCCGGCAGTCGGTGGATACCCTGTAGTTGCAAAAATTGCCCAAAGCAGAGATATATTATATTTTGCCGGAATAGCTGTTTTAGGAGCTACAACATATCTTTCATGGTATAAGGCAGTGGATTATATTGGTGCTGCAATGGGAACGGCTCTTAACAGTACAGCAGCATTTTGGGCAATTATATTCAGCTGGCTAATATTAGGAACAGAAATTACACCTTATTTAGCAGTATGTGGGGCAGTAATAATCGTAGGAGTATTTATCTTTGCTATAAATCCCAATGATTTTAAAAAGAAAAAAAATCTTGAAGTTAAAACTGAAAATAATTAA
- a CDS encoding MerR family transcriptional regulator encodes MKDLISITEVSQYLGITTRTIRYYEELGLITPIQEGRGKRHYSRENIKKLMYIKELKEKGCPLKEIQELFGGKCCHEKFKILRTVHDENIEKIKKLKEQNNKIKEELEIIEKLGDKNEAFEIKKFKKKKYKALRERIPIDIDREIEAIWDFGNNNSISMGHLGSEIVYVIEEDNFKGKKWELFDYIYLDDGKKNNEINEGDYLVMYTRNDVYGRKKSMNLFVDYIEKNKLETEGSFYMIPRANILCKSEQKFLVISEFRIKLLKK; translated from the coding sequence GAAAGATTTAATTAGTATAACTGAGGTGTCTCAATATCTGGGAATAACAACGAGAACAATTAGATATTATGAAGAATTAGGTCTTATAACTCCTATTCAGGAAGGAAGAGGAAAGAGACATTATTCGAGAGAAAATATAAAAAAATTGATGTATATAAAAGAGTTGAAGGAAAAGGGGTGTCCTTTAAAGGAAATTCAGGAGTTATTTGGCGGTAAATGCTGTCATGAAAAATTTAAGATTTTGAGGACAGTACACGATGAAAATATAGAAAAGATAAAAAAGCTAAAAGAACAGAATAATAAAATAAAAGAAGAATTGGAGATAATAGAAAAATTAGGTGATAAAAATGAAGCTTTTGAAATAAAGAAGTTTAAAAAGAAAAAATATAAAGCTTTAAGGGAAAGGATCCCAATCGATATAGATAGGGAGATAGAGGCTATTTGGGATTTTGGAAATAATAACAGTATTTCCATGGGACATTTAGGATCGGAAATAGTCTATGTGATAGAGGAAGATAATTTCAAGGGAAAAAAATGGGAACTATTTGATTATATATATTTAGATGATGGGAAGAAAAATAATGAGATAAATGAAGGGGATTATCTTGTGATGTATACAAGAAATGATGTTTACGGAAGAAAAAAAAGTATGAACCTTTTTGTGGATTATATAGAAAAAAATAAACTTGAAACAGAAGGATCATTTTATATGATTCCAAGAGCTAATATTCTTTGTAAGTCAGAACAGAAGTTTTTAGTTATTTCAGAGTTTAGAATAAAACTTTTAAAAAAGTAG